The following DNA comes from Candidatus Methanomethylophilaceae archaeon.
TTTCCGGCGCCGTTCCCGCCCACGGATACCCCCGATTGGACGGTCTCGGTGAGCTTGATTCCGAGAGCTTTCTCGATCTTCTTGATGAGTTTGTCGTCCGGAACCAAGCTGTTGGACTCGATTTTTGCTATGATCCCCTTCTTTTCGAGGATGGACGCCGCGAATTTCTCCTGGTCCATGCCCTTAGCCTCGCGCGCCGCCCTTATGACTCCGCCGTAATCCTCCACGAGCTCGACCGTGGAAGAACCGGCGTAGATGTCCTTGGATTTCATCCTCTTCTCGCGCTTCTCAAGCCTCTTCTCGATGACGGACTGGGTCACGGGAGCGCCTCCGGCGGATGAGGCCCTGTAGTCCTCGCCGAACCTGGCGCATGCGGGGCAAACGTTAAGCTTGGAACCCTCCACGATGACGGCCTTCGTCTGAGGCACATCTTTGCCGCACATCTCGCAAATCATGGTTCGGACTAACAGCAGAGCACATTAATTAGCGTATCGGGCCTTCTTATGTACTGCTTATATAAGAGTAGACTTTTCCAGATAACGAGGAAAAATGACGAACGATGGAACCGAGGAAGTCATCTCCGAACTCAAGATGAGGATATCCGATCTCGAGGAGAGGAATGTCAAATTGATGGAAAACCTCCAGAACGCCGAGAGCGAGAAGCGCTATTCCGAGGGGGAACTTTTCAGGCTCCAGAAAGATGTCGCCAGGCTCAGAAACGAACTGGAAAGGCTCAAAAGCCCGCCCCTTATCATTGGTTCCCTCAGAGACATTCTCCCCAACCATCGTGCGGTCGTCAAAAGCACCACTGGCCCGGATTTCGTCGTTTCCATATCGTCCTACGTGAGCGAAAAAGACCTCATAGTCGGGTCCAGAGTGTCTCTCAACAAGCAGACCCTGTCCATAATGGACGTTCTCCCGTCGTCCATCGATCCCGTCGTATCCGGCGCGGAGATTGTGGAGAAGCCCAACATAACCTACGAGGACATCGGCGGCCTGAAGAACCAGATGATGGAGCTCCGCGAAGCCGTGGAAGACCCGCTTCTCAGGCCCGAGCTTTACGCCAAGGTAGGGATAGAGCCTCCGAAAGGCGTGCTTCTGGTCGGTCCCCCTGGAACCGGAAAGACTCTGATGGCCAAAGCCGTGGCGAACGCCACGCAGGCGACCTTCATAAGGCTGGTCGGGTCCGAACTGGTCCAGAAATACATCGGAGAAGGGGCCAGACTGGTCCGCGAGCTGTTCGAGCTTGCCAAAGAGAAAGCCCCCAGCATAATATTCATCGACGAATTGGATTCCGTCGGAGCGAAAAGGCTCGATGTGACCACCTCCGGCGACAGGGAAGTCCAGAGGACGCTCATGCAGCTCCTCTCCGAGTTGGACGGCTTCACGCCTATGAGCGACATCAAGATAATCGGCGCCACCAACAGGCCTGACATCCTGGATGACGCCCTTCTCAGGCCCGGAAGGTTCGACCGCATAATAGAGGTCGGACTGCCCGACGTCGACGGCAGGGAGCAGATATTCAAGATCCACACCCAGCACATGAACATCGAGGGCGACATATCGGCGAGAGGGCTTGCCGAAGCCACCGACGGGCTTTCCGGAGCCGAGATCAAGAACCTGTGCACCGAGGCCGGAATGCTGGCGATCAGGGACAACAGAGACACGGTCCTGCAGGCGGA
Coding sequences within:
- a CDS encoding proteasome-activating nucleotidase — protein: MTNDGTEEVISELKMRISDLEERNVKLMENLQNAESEKRYSEGELFRLQKDVARLRNELERLKSPPLIIGSLRDILPNHRAVVKSTTGPDFVVSISSYVSEKDLIVGSRVSLNKQTLSIMDVLPSSIDPVVSGAEIVEKPNITYEDIGGLKNQMMELREAVEDPLLRPELYAKVGIEPPKGVLLVGPPGTGKTLMAKAVANATQATFIRLVGSELVQKYIGEGARLVRELFELAKEKAPSIIFIDELDSVGAKRLDVTTSGDREVQRTLMQLLSELDGFTPMSDIKIIGATNRPDILDDALLRPGRFDRIIEVGLPDVDGREQIFKIHTQHMNIEGDISARGLAEATDGLSGAEIKNLCTEAGMLAIRDNRDTVLQADFDAAKKKISEAKKGKMPELPAHMFV
- a CDS encoding TIGR00270 family protein, which codes for MCGKDVPQTKAVIVEGSKLNVCPACARFGEDYRASSAGGAPVTQSVIEKRLEKREKRMKSKDIYAGSSTVELVEDYGGVIRAAREAKGMDQEKFAASILEKKGIIAKIESNSLVPDDKLIKKIEKALGIKLTETVQSGVSVGGNGAGNRMTLGNFIKKE